The Fragaria vesca subsp. vesca linkage group LG2, FraVesHawaii_1.0, whole genome shotgun sequence genome includes a window with the following:
- the LOC101304439 gene encoding serine/threonine-protein kinase HT1-like has translation MDSSNGDEAVGGSGMSEKSNIIVKSDSFGTRNSTKEKALGSGVGKETFFRADQIDFKSWDIQLEKHLSKGWSREKEAHTPMEEWEIDLGKLDIRYVIAHGTYGTVYRGTYDGQDVAVKILDWGEDNIATAAETAALRASFQQEVAVWHKLDHPNIPKFVGASMGTSNLKIPTKDTSSGGHSHNSPPSRACCVVVEYVPGGTLKNYLIRNRRKKLAFKIVVQLALDLSKGLSYLHAKKIVHRDVKTENVLLDKNRTLKIADFGVARVEAQNPRDMTGETGTLGYMAPEVLDGKPYNRKCDVYSFGICLWEIYCCDMPYPNLSFADVSSAVVRQNLRPEIPRCCPTALASIMRKCWDANPDKRPDMEEVVKLLYAVDTSKGGGMIPEDQTSACFCFSTPRGP, from the exons ATGGATTCAAGCAATGGTGATGAGGCAGTTGGAGGCAGTGGGATGTCTGAAAAATCAAACATCATTGTAAAGAGTGATTCCTTTGGAACCCGCAACAGCACCAAGGAGAAGGCCTTGGGTTCAGGTGTTGGGAAAGAAACGTTTTTCAGGGCGGATCAGATTGATTTCAAGAGCTGGGATATCCAGCTGGAGAAGCACTTGAGTAAGGGCTGGTCCAGGGAGAAGGAAGCGCATACTCCAATGGAGGAGTGGGAGATTGATTTGGGTAAGTTGGATATAAGATATGTGATTGCTCATGGAACATATGGGACTGTGTACAGGGGTACCTATGATGGCCAAGATGTTGCAG TGAAGATATTGGATTGGGGTGAGGACAATATTGCCACAGCTGCTGAAACTGCTGCTCTTCGGGCTTCATTTCAGCAAGAGGTTGCTGTCTGGCATAAGCTTGACCATCCAAACATTCCGAAG TTTGTTGGAGCTTCAATGGGAACTTCGAATCTTAAAATCCCTACCAAAGACACATCAAGTGGTGGTCATAGTCATAATTCTCCTCCTTCCAGAGCTTGTTGTGTTGTTGTTGAGTATGTTCCTGGTGGGACACTAAAGAACTATTTGATCAGGAATAGAAGAAAGAAACTTGCCTTTAAGATTGTGGTTCAACTTGCTTTGGATTTGTCCAAGGG TTTAAGTTATCTCCATGCAAAGAAAATTGTACACCGTGACGTCAAAACAGAAAATGTGTTGCTAGATAAAAATAGAACTCTGAAAATTGCTGATTTTGGCGTTGCTCGAGTAGAAGCTCAGAATCCAAGGGACATGACTGGGGAGACTGGTACCCTTGGATACATGGCCCCAGAG GTCCTTGACGGTAAGCCTTACAACAGAAAATGTGACGTCTATAGTTTTGGTATTTGCTTATGGGAAATCTATTGTTGCGACATGCCTTATCCCAATCTCAGTTTTGCTGATGTCTCCTCTGCTGTCGTGCGGCAG AATTTAAGACCTGAAATCCCAAGATGTTGTCCAACTGCGCTGGCTAGCATTATGCGAAAATGTTGGGATGCAAACCCGGATAAACGCCCTGACATGGAAGAAGTGGTGAAGTTATTGTATGCAGTGGACACGAGCAAGGGGGGTGGCATGATCCCGGAAGACCAAACTTCAGCCTGTTTCTGTTTCAGCACACCTCGAGGCCCTTGA